A single genomic interval of Streptococcus suis harbors:
- a CDS encoding ATP-binding protein → MIEKDKIQFNFSYYALNLLGKQMYTNRWSAISELIANGLDAGATKVNLYIESIDKKNSILEIIDNGSGMDYDDLSTKYALIGRNKRLSSEDLSEKTKGRKGIGKLATLFLSKKYYIVSKKDGIASAWMLDSTDALDSDIPELVRVPIDDVHIENTKIWDEIESGTLIKSVGVNLAGFAEGKLESLKMTLANYYLLDNLGADIEVAYRTDVNQAIEFSKVSKVIGFKNFYAFFQTDKTVVNMDLLNDSVKISADLEEVSNKLRQVKRIYPSEISRISLTGKEEFLNIDGELEEITYELTGWIGIHSTINMSEALENTGTDTKDRFIRNQVYKANQLRLYVRDKLAVSDFMPLLNNTQAFGAYIEGEISFDVLDHDRLEDISTTNREGLSGNDERITLLIDLLKPIVNKLISERANIGSVVRKEVDEIRRKEKKALEEKRIQEEEAKKIAEEERREAELARKTAEREKIEAQQKQRQAEVAKEVEREKRLVTEQELKITSKQALFLRKLTNPKFENATEALHAMYTESDSIELSINSISQILNEYQATDIIAEVDEDIYGITISAQKIKKIYDLAFSADFRLSDQTQSFILQEFIEQYIKDLLKPTKDRYSKIKFKYQPEKILTNKIKFNTAELGLVVDNLVNNSFKAGASNIDLDFYTNGIYTVMEFKDDGEGLSSAIITPDRIFELGYTTTESTGVGLSHVKRVMEENGGYIKLHEKNERGFCLELGFLNEY, encoded by the coding sequence ATGATTGAAAAGGATAAAATTCAGTTTAATTTTTCATATTATGCACTAAATTTATTGGGAAAGCAAATGTATACCAATAGATGGAGTGCTATATCTGAATTAATTGCAAATGGACTAGATGCAGGTGCTACTAAGGTAAATCTCTATATTGAATCTATTGATAAAAAAAATTCTATCTTAGAAATTATTGATAACGGTAGTGGAATGGACTATGATGATTTATCTACAAAATATGCTCTGATTGGTCGGAATAAACGTTTATCAAGTGAAGATTTATCAGAAAAAACAAAGGGGAGGAAAGGAATCGGAAAATTAGCAACGTTATTTCTTTCTAAAAAATATTATATAGTCTCAAAGAAAGATGGCATTGCAAGTGCATGGATGTTAGATTCAACTGACGCATTAGACAGTGACATACCTGAACTAGTGCGAGTACCTATCGATGATGTACATATTGAGAATACAAAAATCTGGGATGAAATTGAGAGCGGTACGCTAATCAAGTCTGTTGGTGTCAATTTAGCGGGTTTTGCTGAAGGGAAACTAGAGTCTTTGAAGATGACTTTGGCAAACTACTATCTTTTGGATAATCTTGGGGCAGACATTGAAGTAGCGTATAGGACCGATGTAAATCAGGCTATAGAGTTTTCAAAAGTTTCTAAGGTCATTGGATTTAAAAATTTTTATGCCTTTTTTCAAACAGATAAAACAGTGGTCAATATGGATCTGCTAAATGATTCGGTAAAGATAAGTGCGGATTTAGAGGAAGTGTCAAATAAACTGCGTCAGGTAAAAAGAATATATCCTTCTGAGATATCAAGAATTAGTTTAACTGGTAAAGAGGAATTTCTGAATATTGATGGAGAGCTAGAAGAAATTACTTACGAGCTAACAGGATGGATTGGTATCCATAGTACAATCAATATGTCTGAAGCTCTTGAAAATACTGGAACGGATACAAAGGACAGATTTATAAGGAATCAAGTTTATAAAGCTAATCAATTGAGATTATATGTTCGTGATAAATTAGCTGTTTCAGATTTTATGCCCTTGTTAAATAATACTCAAGCATTTGGTGCTTACATAGAGGGGGAAATTTCATTTGACGTTTTGGATCATGATAGATTGGAAGATATTTCGACAACTAATCGAGAAGGTCTCTCGGGAAACGATGAACGTATTACTTTGTTAATTGACTTGTTGAAACCTATTGTTAATAAGTTGATTAGTGAGCGTGCAAATATAGGTTCAGTTGTTCGTAAAGAAGTTGATGAAATTAGGAGAAAAGAAAAAAAAGCTCTTGAGGAAAAAAGAATACAAGAAGAAGAAGCGAAAAAGATTGCAGAAGAAGAACGTAGGGAGGCAGAACTTGCTCGTAAGACGGCTGAGCGAGAAAAGATTGAGGCTCAACAAAAGCAGAGGCAGGCAGAAGTCGCAAAAGAAGTTGAGCGAGAAAAGCGGTTGGTTACAGAACAAGAATTGAAGATTACAAGTAAGCAGGCTTTATTTTTAAGAAAATTGACAAATCCAAAATTTGAGAATGCGACGGAAGCTCTACATGCTATGTATACAGAGTCTGATAGTATTGAACTATCAATTAATTCAATTAGTCAGATATTAAATGAGTATCAAGCAACAGACATTATTGCTGAGGTGGATGAGGATATATATGGGATCACTATTTCTGCTCAGAAAATTAAGAAAATTTATGATTTAGCATTCTCAGCAGATTTTCGATTATCTGATCAAACTCAGTCTTTTATACTACAAGAGTTTATTGAGCAATATATAAAAGATTTACTTAAGCCTACCAAAGATCGATATAGTAAAATAAAATTTAAATACCAGCCTGAAAAGATTTTAACAAACAAAATAAAATTTAATACTGCTGAGCTAGGGCTAGTTGTTGATAACCTAGTAAATAATTCTTTCAAGGCAGGTGCAAGTAATATAGATTTAGATTTTTACACAAATGGAATTTATACGGTTATGGAATTTAAAGATGATGGGGAGGGGCTCTCTTCCGCCATAATTACCCCGGATAGAATATTTGAATTAGGCTATACAACAACAGAAAGTACCGGGGTCGGCTTATCTCATGTTAAGCGTGTTATGGAAGAGAATGGAGGTTATATAAAATTACATGAAAAAAATGAGAGGGGATTCTGTTTAGAATTGGGTTTTTTAAATGAGTATTGA
- a CDS encoding DNA cytosine methyltransferase, protein MINVVDLFSGAGGLTFGFQKRIVDNSFVRRDDFKINFANEFDKNAAEAFRQNYPDIPMIEGDIADLNIDYLTNIGVNIKDIDLVIGGPPCQSFSTVGKRQFDNRAKMYKEYRRLLSFLQPKMFVFENVLGLLTMKNDDKKPVLEDVKESFQDFSDFNDANGYNLHIQVLNAKDFGVPQNRERVFIIGVRNDLQLDVEWRFPNSIANEHPITLREAISDLPLLGNNETMNSYQGEPVTVYQQLMRGNTIELKNHASRRHGDRMIKIMEALKEGQGKDDINSMVEEGKLPKELFLTSGYSNTYGRLWWDRPSTTITNNLSTPSSLRCIHPSQNRALTAREGARIQSFPDDYVFIGGFEAVNTQIGNAVPPILSIYLANRIADFFRENNL, encoded by the coding sequence ATGATTAATGTTGTAGATTTATTCTCCGGTGCGGGAGGACTAACATTTGGTTTTCAAAAAAGAATTGTTGACAATTCTTTTGTTAGGAGAGATGATTTTAAAATAAATTTTGCCAACGAATTTGATAAGAATGCAGCTGAAGCATTTAGGCAGAATTATCCTGATATCCCAATGATAGAAGGAGATATAGCGGATCTTAATATTGATTACTTGACTAATATAGGAGTAAATATAAAAGATATTGACTTGGTGATTGGAGGACCTCCATGTCAATCATTTAGTACCGTTGGAAAGAGACAATTTGATAATAGGGCAAAAATGTATAAGGAGTATAGAAGACTGCTATCATTTTTGCAACCAAAGATGTTTGTTTTTGAAAATGTGTTAGGCTTATTGACAATGAAAAATGATGATAAAAAGCCTGTTTTGGAAGATGTAAAAGAGAGCTTTCAAGATTTTTCTGACTTTAATGATGCGAATGGTTACAACCTACATATTCAGGTACTAAATGCTAAAGATTTCGGAGTTCCTCAAAATAGAGAACGTGTCTTTATTATTGGTGTGAGAAATGATTTACAATTAGATGTAGAGTGGCGATTCCCAAATAGTATAGCTAATGAACATCCTATAACATTAAGAGAAGCGATAAGTGATTTACCTCTTTTAGGAAATAATGAGACTATGAATAGCTATCAAGGAGAACCCGTAACGGTTTATCAGCAATTAATGAGAGGAAATACGATAGAATTAAAAAATCATGCTAGTAGACGACATGGTGATAGAATGATTAAAATCATGGAAGCTCTAAAAGAGGGACAAGGAAAAGATGATATAAACAGTATGGTTGAAGAAGGAAAATTACCCAAAGAATTGTTTCTTACTTCGGGGTATAGTAATACATATGGACGACTGTGGTGGGACAGACCTTCAACCACAATCACTAATAATTTATCAACCCCATCATCGTTGAGATGTATTCATCCCAGTCAAAATCGTGCTCTAACCGCACGAGAGGGAGCTAGGATTCAATCTTTTCCTGATGACTATGTTTTTATTGGAGGGTTTGAAGCAGTGAATACACAGATTGGAAATGCAGTCCCTCCAATTCTAAGTATATATTTAGCAAATAGAATAGCTGATTTTTTTAGAGAGAATAATTTATAA
- a CDS encoding TOTE conflict system archaeo-eukaryotic primase domain-containing protein produces the protein MSYYYEKLTGKVAKHLARFPYYATDKILNLMQFQDNNQQFLISDKHLYDYFEEQKHQLSTDEKLSILFSLFKGRIDVYAKSYIDENGKINYFPSYNYGWKKLPVEKRTCQPLTKQVLLAHLRGEISIGIFPMSLSDTCSFLAIDFDKNNWREEVSILRDTAEQHGFEGHIEISRSGNGAHLWFFFEEEIACQQARNVGKRLLELAMQESKDIRFSSFDRMFPNQDILPKGGFGNLIALPLQGEAFKKGRTVFVDRHFQPYLEQWSYLQQIKKIEQKKILDFLGQEFSDSVDDTVLDCSLSNVIRVEKRTISSKTNYLLRKLASFSNPEFYLKQATRQPTYQTPERIYLFEETDEALHLPRGILASLQEIFETVTVTDNRNILSPIQISFKGILRFEQEIALADLLASENGLLCAETGFGKTVLGAALIAQRKCRTLILVHNRQLMEQWLERLGEFLEIEEKEAVRYTPSGLVKVIGHIGQYGASKKWRSKLVDVVMIQSLFQLDTISDFLSDYDMMIVDECHHVTALQFERVVAQFAGQYLYGLTATPERKNGHQPIVFQRIGPILHTAQSGQYDFKKRLLLRLTSFGKLDLEQSNSTNFAALNDWLAKDLHRNTLIVQDIFKLYQEKRNILVLVNRREHIELLEKLLIEKEMPNIFCLSGASKRRDTKELLKRISELDENSPFVLISTGKFIGEGFDMPKLDTLILAAPLSWKNNLIQYAGRLHRPYRGKSEVRIVDYLDIHVPYLERMYQKRQIAYRKMAYQVGEKEQTQVLYSGRDYEEKFREDLRNTCSTAYLQLHTLTSSKFQELLGQLQGKQVVIHVSKNHKLSEWLMGLNSDNVKVKLVPERIGTTAVILDSNLVWYGNLSPFTYHSDDQASLLRLESQAIAEELLEKFNEE, from the coding sequence ATGTCTTATTATTATGAAAAATTAACGGGTAAGGTTGCAAAGCATCTTGCTCGTTTTCCCTATTATGCTACCGATAAGATTCTGAATTTAATGCAATTTCAAGATAACAATCAGCAGTTTCTGATAAGTGATAAGCATTTGTATGATTACTTTGAAGAACAAAAACATCAACTAAGTACCGATGAGAAACTCTCCATTCTGTTCAGCCTATTTAAGGGACGTATAGATGTTTATGCGAAGTCTTATATTGATGAAAATGGAAAAATCAACTATTTTCCTTCTTACAACTATGGTTGGAAAAAACTTCCTGTTGAAAAGAGAACTTGTCAACCCTTGACCAAACAGGTATTGTTGGCTCACCTACGTGGCGAAATCAGTATTGGCATTTTTCCAATGAGTTTATCAGACACGTGTTCCTTTTTGGCGATTGATTTTGATAAAAATAATTGGAGAGAAGAGGTCTCCATTCTAAGAGATACAGCAGAACAACATGGTTTTGAGGGGCATATCGAAATCTCTCGTTCGGGCAATGGTGCTCATCTCTGGTTTTTCTTCGAGGAAGAAATTGCTTGTCAGCAGGCGAGAAATGTTGGAAAAAGATTGCTGGAATTGGCTATGCAGGAGTCAAAAGATATTCGCTTTTCTTCATTTGACCGTATGTTTCCAAATCAAGATATTCTGCCCAAGGGAGGATTTGGCAATCTTATCGCACTACCCTTACAAGGGGAAGCTTTCAAGAAGGGAAGAACCGTTTTTGTTGATAGGCATTTTCAGCCCTATTTGGAACAATGGAGTTATCTTCAACAGATTAAGAAAATTGAACAGAAGAAAATACTAGATTTCTTAGGACAGGAGTTTTCGGATTCTGTAGATGATACAGTATTAGATTGTAGCTTATCAAACGTTATTCGAGTTGAGAAGAGGACTATTTCTTCGAAGACAAATTATTTATTGAGAAAGCTGGCATCTTTTTCTAATCCTGAATTTTATTTAAAACAAGCGACTAGACAGCCAACTTATCAGACTCCAGAACGCATCTATTTATTTGAAGAAACGGATGAAGCATTGCATCTTCCAAGAGGAATACTTGCAAGCTTACAAGAAATATTTGAAACAGTAACTGTTACGGATAATCGCAACATTCTATCTCCGATTCAGATTTCTTTCAAAGGGATCTTACGTTTTGAGCAGGAGATTGCTTTGGCAGATTTATTAGCTAGTGAGAATGGCTTGCTATGTGCTGAAACAGGTTTCGGGAAGACAGTTCTGGGGGCCGCCTTGATTGCACAAAGGAAATGCCGAACGCTTATCTTAGTTCATAATCGTCAACTGATGGAGCAGTGGTTGGAAAGGTTGGGTGAATTTTTAGAGATTGAAGAGAAAGAGGCGGTTCGCTATACTCCTTCAGGGCTTGTAAAAGTAATAGGGCACATCGGACAATACGGGGCTTCTAAAAAGTGGAGGAGCAAACTGGTGGATGTGGTTATGATTCAATCTCTCTTCCAATTGGACACTATTTCCGACTTTTTGTCGGATTACGATATGATGATTGTGGATGAATGTCATCATGTGACAGCCTTGCAGTTTGAGAGGGTAGTTGCTCAATTTGCTGGTCAATATCTATATGGCTTAACAGCAACGCCAGAACGAAAAAACGGACACCAACCAATTGTTTTTCAAAGGATTGGTCCAATTTTACATACTGCTCAATCAGGGCAATACGATTTTAAAAAGAGGTTACTACTCCGTCTAACATCTTTTGGGAAATTGGACTTGGAACAGTCGAATAGTACGAACTTTGCAGCCCTTAATGATTGGCTTGCCAAAGATTTACATCGCAATACTTTGATTGTGCAAGATATTTTCAAACTATATCAAGAAAAGCGAAATATACTTGTCTTAGTCAATCGACGGGAACATATAGAACTATTGGAAAAACTACTTATTGAAAAAGAAATGCCCAATATTTTTTGTCTAAGTGGAGCGAGTAAAAGAAGAGATACGAAAGAACTCCTGAAAAGAATCAGTGAGCTAGATGAGAATAGTCCATTTGTCCTCATTTCAACAGGAAAATTTATTGGAGAGGGCTTCGATATGCCAAAGTTGGATACACTAATTTTGGCAGCTCCTTTGTCTTGGAAAAATAACCTCATACAGTATGCAGGGCGGCTTCACCGTCCCTATCGAGGTAAATCTGAGGTGAGAATAGTCGATTATCTAGATATACACGTTCCTTATCTTGAAAGAATGTATCAGAAACGTCAGATAGCCTATCGAAAAATGGCATACCAAGTTGGAGAAAAGGAGCAAACCCAAGTATTATATAGTGGTAGGGATTACGAAGAGAAATTTAGAGAGGATTTGCGGAACACTTGCTCAACAGCATATTTACAATTACATACGCTTACTTCTAGTAAGTTTCAAGAACTATTGGGGCAGTTACAAGGAAAACAAGTAGTTATTCATGTTTCCAAAAATCATAAGTTAAGTGAGTGGCTAATGGGGTTAAACAGTGACAATGTAAAGGTGAAGCTTGTACCAGAAAGGATTGGTACGACCGCAGTTATCTTAGATAGTAATCTCGTTTGGTATGGCAATTTATCCCCTTTTACATATCATTCGGATGACCAAGCTAGTTTGCTGAGGTTGGAAAGTCAAGCTATCGCTGAGGAGTTGCTTGAAAAATTTAATGAAGAATAA
- a CDS encoding DUF3883 domain-containing protein yields MSKHKYYHLLNLIGYGLAKFDTQLIKQFGFETKADFYQYCVQIGLAETTGVIKQRMDLFDPYFENGRRGWWQKKDVYEHRKLFIDSLFGTADVKEFADILKMSLKEEGFLADILVVQRPIVQTRFRKLQETGLEAEQYFLQHFQSVPLFKAGSIEDARLYGDGYDFQVTTTNKIFLSEVKGIRENRGRFRMTEKEFFKAKEFPNQFVLSLVLNLDNVPRIVTIENPLKELNFREKIVQSKAVKEYHALEDIY; encoded by the coding sequence ATGAGTAAACACAAATATTATCATTTATTAAATCTAATTGGCTATGGTCTGGCTAAATTTGATACCCAGTTAATCAAGCAATTTGGTTTCGAAACAAAGGCGGATTTCTATCAGTATTGTGTTCAGATTGGTTTGGCGGAAACAACAGGTGTTATCAAGCAACGTATGGATTTGTTTGATCCTTATTTTGAAAATGGTCGTCGAGGCTGGTGGCAGAAAAAAGATGTTTATGAGCATCGGAAATTGTTTATAGATAGCTTATTTGGCACGGCAGATGTAAAGGAATTTGCAGATATTTTGAAAATGAGTTTGAAAGAAGAGGGGTTCTTGGCGGATATTTTAGTAGTTCAAAGACCGATTGTTCAAACACGATTTCGGAAATTGCAGGAAACGGGTTTAGAAGCGGAGCAATACTTTTTACAACATTTTCAGTCAGTGCCTCTGTTTAAAGCAGGGAGTATTGAGGATGCCAGATTGTATGGGGATGGGTATGATTTTCAAGTCACGACGACGAACAAGATCTTTTTATCCGAAGTAAAAGGAATCCGAGAAAACAGAGGGCGTTTTAGAATGACTGAGAAAGAGTTTTTTAAAGCAAAAGAGTTTCCCAATCAATTTGTCTTGTCTTTAGTGTTAAATCTGGACAATGTTCCTAGAATTGTGACAATCGAAAATCCGTTGAAAGAGCTGAACTTTAGAGAAAAAATAGTTCAGTCAAAAGCAGTAAAGGAATATCATGCTCTTGAGGATATTTATTAA
- a CDS encoding Fic family protein, whose amino-acid sequence MQPTYNIDNPNLSYETKQELWETGFGLQKVDGLTPSVYMEELADRQAHGEYTYEQVYEEITKYHQSTDASTQEADIVSLRIVEMLSQNGFSLRPTTLLHIHKELFQGVFDSGIPVGEYRTVNVTKNESVLKGDTVIYSDFPLIAATLDYDFQQERDFSYSGLDKKAIVAHIQSFISGIWQIHPFREGNTRTITVFLIKYLRSLGFEIDNEPFQKHAKYFRDALVLDNAKLVNKRSDFLTAFFENLLLNGQNDLSSERMYEELGVVE is encoded by the coding sequence ATGCAACCAACCTACAATATTGATAATCCTAATCTTTCTTATGAAACCAAGCAAGAACTCTGGGAAACTGGTTTTGGTCTTCAAAAAGTGGATGGGTTGACTCCGTCTGTTTATATGGAGGAGTTGGCTGATAGGCAAGCTCATGGAGAGTACACCTATGAGCAGGTGTACGAGGAGATTACGAAATACCACCAGTCAACTGACGCCAGTACGCAAGAGGCGGATATTGTCTCTCTCCGAATTGTTGAAATGCTTTCTCAAAATGGTTTTAGCCTTCGACCAACCACCCTCTTACATATCCACAAAGAGCTTTTTCAAGGTGTTTTTGACAGTGGTATTCCAGTAGGTGAATATCGAACGGTTAACGTTACAAAAAATGAATCCGTCTTAAAGGGTGATACTGTGATTTATTCAGATTTTCCATTAATCGCCGCCACTTTGGATTACGATTTCCAACAAGAAAGAGATTTTTCATATAGTGGATTAGATAAAAAAGCTATTGTTGCTCATATCCAATCATTTATCTCAGGCATCTGGCAAATCCATCCATTTCGAGAAGGGAACACTCGAACAATCACCGTATTTCTCATCAAATACCTTCGCTCACTTGGTTTTGAGATTGATAATGAGCCTTTTCAAAAACATGCCAAATATTTTCGAGATGCCCTTGTACTTGACAATGCTAAGTTAGTCAATAAACGCTCAGACTTTTTAACTGCCTTTTTTGAAAATCTCCTCTTGAATGGTCAGAATGATTTATCAAGTGAGAGAATGTATGAGGAGTTGGGGGTTGTTGAATAA
- a CDS encoding DUF6119 family protein: MSNFQKYNIVLHNKESFEECLKDEFQDKKDYFIVDTTEGAGIEEGRIYIANTTDSPVEWIEELNKFTTSTISEEDYKNKSNKALLMLKYQKKIFSILYGYGRTMLKSSSIVKNFGLKTAINLISENNIKSINTLNISTDYIDTQRQSFNYVSQNFLDIKTDSEIIKSISGKASSNTSFNNIHGSDALQISVKANTAVSKVLKEILNFYQGEQYKEKGFEWIDFIQPVKEDSVKLALDKQLIVNIREKNIEKISIGSNKLIDLSVVDGYFISGMKIRANYNNFYDDIPTELFLEYLEPMIENEIASKLNNSSLYFWNNKTGKSEKIDKVYNCLLFETEYEDERYFLNNGEWFKIESDYYTSILQKIYSIPRSTIEPIACEINWNEAKYNEEFAKTKPSDYQSFDKQNYQAPSWGKSKIEPADIITRDRKFIHVKKGGSSSSLSHLFAQGLVSAQLLKNDNDYIKHIEKKVQAKFGTSFIENNEIEVVFGVIDKRYKEKFDKFLPVFSMINLSQIYDNILNLGYKCSILPIELKISKNRSQNEIAIIDILNSGKWYTIKAIGDKVSLKMSKETIRKIVNKLVTDGEIECEKIGRENSYRKIG, from the coding sequence GTGAGTAATTTTCAGAAGTACAATATAGTTTTGCATAACAAGGAATCATTTGAAGAATGTTTAAAGGATGAATTTCAGGATAAAAAAGATTATTTTATTGTTGATACGACGGAGGGTGCAGGAATAGAAGAAGGTAGAATTTATATAGCTAATACTACGGATTCTCCTGTTGAATGGATTGAGGAATTGAATAAATTTACTACATCCACAATAAGTGAAGAGGATTATAAAAATAAATCTAATAAAGCTTTGCTTATGTTGAAGTATCAGAAAAAGATTTTTAGTATCCTATATGGTTATGGTAGAACAATGCTTAAAAGTTCTTCAATAGTTAAAAATTTTGGGTTAAAAACAGCAATTAATCTAATTTCAGAAAATAATATCAAAAGCATAAATACGTTAAATATTTCTACAGATTATATTGATACACAAAGACAGTCCTTCAATTATGTTTCTCAAAATTTTTTGGATATAAAAACTGACTCTGAGATAATAAAGTCAATATCAGGCAAAGCTAGTTCAAATACAAGTTTTAATAATATTCATGGCTCGGATGCTCTACAAATTTCAGTTAAAGCAAACACTGCTGTTTCTAAAGTGTTAAAAGAAATCCTCAACTTTTATCAGGGTGAGCAGTACAAAGAGAAAGGATTTGAGTGGATTGACTTTATTCAACCGGTAAAGGAAGATAGTGTTAAATTAGCTTTAGATAAACAATTGATAGTTAACATTCGAGAGAAAAATATTGAAAAAATATCAATTGGATCTAATAAACTAATTGATTTGAGCGTAGTAGACGGTTATTTTATTTCTGGAATGAAAATAAGAGCTAATTATAATAATTTTTATGATGATATTCCGACAGAATTATTTTTGGAATATTTGGAGCCAATGATTGAGAATGAGATTGCTTCCAAGTTAAATAACAGTTCATTATATTTTTGGAATAATAAGACCGGAAAGTCTGAAAAGATTGACAAAGTATACAACTGCTTGTTATTTGAAACTGAATATGAAGACGAACGTTATTTTTTAAATAACGGAGAATGGTTCAAAATTGAGAGTGATTATTATACTAGTATCTTGCAGAAAATTTATAGCATCCCTAGGTCTACAATTGAACCAATTGCTTGTGAGATAAATTGGAATGAGGCGAAGTATAATGAAGAGTTTGCAAAAACTAAACCTAGCGACTATCAATCATTTGATAAACAGAATTATCAGGCACCTAGTTGGGGAAAAAGTAAGATTGAACCAGCGGATATTATAACTAGAGATAGGAAGTTTATCCATGTAAAAAAAGGAGGTTCGTCTTCCTCTTTGAGCCATCTATTTGCTCAGGGATTGGTTTCTGCGCAGCTATTAAAAAATGACAATGATTATATAAAACATATAGAAAAAAAGGTTCAAGCGAAGTTCGGAACTAGTTTTATTGAAAATAATGAAATAGAAGTTGTTTTTGGAGTTATCGATAAAAGATATAAAGAAAAATTTGATAAATTTTTACCAGTATTCTCCATGATCAATCTCTCTCAGATTTATGACAACATATTAAATCTAGGTTATAAATGCTCGATACTACCGATTGAATTAAAAATTAGTAAAAATAGGTCTCAGAATGAAATTGCTATTATTGACATATTGAATAGTGGAAAATGGTATACTATAAAAGCAATAGGGGACAAGGTTAGTTTAAAGATGTCAAAAGAAACAATCAGAAAGATAGTCAATAAACTAGTTACTGATGGTGAGATTGAATGTGAAAAAATAGGTAGGGAAAACAGTTATCGTAAAATAGGATAG